From Apium graveolens cultivar Ventura chromosome 9, ASM990537v1, whole genome shotgun sequence, the proteins below share one genomic window:
- the LOC141687424 gene encoding uncharacterized protein LOC141687424: MALKDIIFDGAKFVPNNYATFLTKSEAPSELHFIKDFLSHSEIGFALTQPFSICGTQVLTFWRTGHYDYGGKHGTPSIVFTANEVEYVVTPGAVRKALHLPESCQFSSAVEEPLLQQMMANLGYEQSLAKLGQLKRPYIRKEWSFFFNCITKTFANKCSNFDAIPILTQQIGYALLNLSHFDYAKTMLCFIGDRMKEDKNVVYFARFCQLIYNYCTSDEPKLAGELMEPFRLAKRAFTDLFTADNKKGVLRPLCIPLSVKQALLNVDAATYSLLYPDVQPTNTQQPSAPTPATPQTQTSAHANQSSAPTMKPSSSRAKRIKSVPQTKQNRRRMILRDESEDEAQVHTSEPVAKQLRKCLLRKLMKLGVLGP, from the coding sequence ATGGCACTCAAGGATAtaatctttgatggagcaaagttcgttcccaacaactatgctacctttctcactaagagtgaagctccttcggaacttcattttattaaggatttcttatctcatagtgaaattgggttcgcattGACACAACCATTTAGTATATGTGGcactcaagttctgacattctggcgtactggacattatgattatggtggtaagcatgggactccaagcatcgtatttacagcaaatgaggttgagtatgttgttactccgggagcagttcgaaaagctctacacctacctgaatccTGTCAGTTTAGTTCTGCTGTTGAAGAGCCcctgctacagcaaatgatggctaatcttgggtatgaacagagtttggctaagttaggtcaactcaaacgcccatatattcgaaaggaatggagctttttcttcaattgcatcacgaagacgtttgccaacaaatgctcaaattttgatgccattcctattctgacacaacaaattgggtatgcactttTAAACCtgtctcattttgattatgcaaagactatGTTATGTTTTATTGGAGACCGAATGAAAGAGGACaagaatgtagtttactttgctaggttctgtcagttaatttacaattattgtacatcagatgaaccaaaactagcaggtgaactcatggaaccttttaggttagcaaaaagggcttttactgatcttttcactgctgacaacaagaagggagttttgagacccctttgcattcctttatcagtaaagcaagctctttTAAATGTTGATGCTGCTAcatattcattgctatatcctgatgtccaacctaccaacacacaacaaccatcagcacctactccTGCCACTCCACAAACACAGACATCAGCACATGCCAATCAATCATCAGCACCTAcaatgaagccttcttcttctagagcaaagaggataAAGTCTGTACCTCAGACAAAACAGAATAGAaggaggatgattctgagagatgaatcagaagatgaggcacaggttcacacatcagaacctgttgcaaagcagctgaggaagtgtcTTCTCAGAAAGCTCATGAAATtaggagttctaggcccctaa